A genomic region of Gemmata massiliana contains the following coding sequences:
- a CDS encoding helix-turn-helix domain-containing protein, whose translation MAKRLNISVSFVYTAVADGRLKHQGRGQGGIRVSEQQLAAYLADTERGGKSEEAPKRRYKHLT comes from the coding sequence GTGGCCAAGCGGCTCAACATTTCGGTCAGCTTCGTCTACACAGCGGTCGCCGATGGCCGACTGAAGCACCAAGGCCGCGGCCAGGGCGGAATCCGCGTGAGCGAGCAGCAACTCGCGGCGTACCTCGCCGACACCGAGCGCGGGGGCAAGTCCGAGGAAGCGCCGAAGCGGCGATACAAGCACCTCACGTGA
- a CDS encoding YkvA family protein translates to MKKVVAVIGTVFYLVSPVDLVPNVIPIIGWMDELVILALLTNYLAKTPREQQEQREQQAK, encoded by the coding sequence ATGAAAAAGGTGGTAGCGGTTATCGGGACGGTGTTCTACCTGGTCAGCCCGGTGGACCTGGTCCCGAACGTGATCCCGATCATCGGATGGATGGACGAGCTTGTGATCCTGGCGTTGCTGACCAATTACTTGGCGAAAACGCCCCGAGAGCAACAGGAGCAACGCGAGCAGCAGGCGAAGTGA